The Zobellia alginiliquefaciens genome contains a region encoding:
- a CDS encoding M48 family metallopeptidase produces the protein MKKIILVLALFLGVAACKTNPFTGKKVLNFYPNSQIFPTAFAQYDQFLTENKVVENSAEAKMITKVGQRISSAAERWLSANGYSGYLQDYKWEYNLVADETVNAWCMPGGKIVFYTGILPICDGERGVAVVMGHEVAHALADHGAQRMSAGTLQQLGAVAGNVAIQDPQKREMFNQAYGVGSQVGVMLPFSRSHETEADRIGLQIMAIAGYDPKEAAELWKRMKANSGGEAPPEFMSTHPSNDTRINNLTEWAPAARAEAKKFGVTSFQ, from the coding sequence ATGAAAAAGATAATTTTAGTTTTAGCCCTATTTTTGGGGGTAGCCGCTTGTAAAACAAATCCGTTTACAGGCAAAAAAGTATTGAATTTTTATCCCAATAGTCAAATTTTTCCAACGGCATTTGCCCAATATGACCAGTTCTTAACGGAAAACAAGGTAGTTGAGAATTCGGCAGAGGCAAAGATGATAACCAAAGTTGGTCAACGTATCTCTTCTGCAGCCGAAAGATGGTTGAGCGCAAATGGATATTCCGGATATCTTCAGGATTATAAGTGGGAGTATAACCTAGTAGCAGATGAAACGGTAAACGCATGGTGTATGCCAGGTGGTAAGATTGTTTTTTATACGGGTATTTTACCTATTTGTGATGGCGAAAGAGGTGTTGCCGTTGTAATGGGCCACGAGGTAGCTCACGCTTTGGCAGATCATGGGGCGCAGCGTATGAGTGCGGGTACATTACAGCAATTAGGAGCTGTAGCGGGTAATGTGGCTATTCAGGATCCACAGAAAAGAGAGATGTTCAATCAGGCCTATGGTGTAGGTTCTCAAGTAGGTGTAATGTTGCCTTTTAGCCGAAGTCATGAAACCGAGGCCGACCGTATTGGTTTGCAGATTATGGCAATTGCCGGGTATGATCCAAAGGAAGCTGCCGAACTGTGGAAGCGTATGAAAGCGAATAGTGGGGGAGAAGCGCCACCAGAATTTATGAGTACGCACCCATCTAACGATACAAGAATCAATAACTTAACGGAATGGGCACCAGCAGCAAGAGCAGAAGCTAAGAAGTTTGGTGTAACCAGCTTTCAATAG
- a CDS encoding MFS transporter, producing the protein MSETNLPKGSKKLLNAWAFYDWANSVYNLVISSAIFPIFYGALTLVKDENGKVLDDTVHFMGVDFNNDTLISYVTAAAFLVVSFLSPFLSGIADYVGNKKIFMKFFCYLGAASCIGLYWFSMDFLWFGLLCYFMALIGFWGSIVFYNSYLPDIAFPEQQDRISAKGYSLGYIGSVILLVICLAMILKYDAFGFEDEGMPTRLSFVLTGLWWIGFSQYTYYHLPKGNKKETFTKDILFNGFKELRLIWSKIKLNVPLKRYLGAFFVYSMAVQTIMLIATYFGIEELDWGATNSTTGLIVSILLIQIVAVLGAFVTSRCSARFGNISTLVVLNLIWIFICVFAYTITTPMEFYITAGAVGLVMGGIQSLSRSTYSKLLPEDAVDTASYFSFYDVAEKIGIVIGMLSYGYIAQLTGSIRYSIIFLGLFFLIGMFLLTRVNKKAPIKEA; encoded by the coding sequence ATGTCAGAAACCAACCTTCCAAAAGGAAGTAAAAAACTCCTGAATGCTTGGGCATTCTATGATTGGGCCAACTCAGTTTACAACCTTGTAATCTCATCTGCCATATTTCCTATCTTTTATGGAGCACTTACCTTGGTGAAAGATGAAAACGGTAAAGTTTTGGACGATACCGTTCACTTTATGGGTGTCGATTTTAACAATGATACTTTAATTAGTTATGTGACGGCGGCAGCATTTTTGGTCGTGTCTTTTCTGAGTCCATTTTTAAGTGGAATAGCGGATTATGTGGGGAATAAGAAAATCTTCATGAAATTCTTTTGCTATCTAGGAGCTGCATCATGTATTGGGCTGTATTGGTTTAGTATGGATTTTCTTTGGTTTGGCCTGTTATGTTACTTTATGGCTTTAATTGGTTTTTGGGGGAGTATTGTTTTTTACAATTCCTATTTGCCCGATATAGCTTTTCCTGAGCAGCAGGACCGCATCAGTGCTAAAGGTTATTCTTTAGGATACATAGGTAGTGTAATACTTTTGGTTATTTGTTTGGCCATGATTCTTAAGTATGATGCTTTTGGGTTTGAAGATGAGGGTATGCCAACACGTCTGTCTTTTGTTCTTACGGGGCTTTGGTGGATAGGTTTTAGTCAATACACCTATTATCATCTGCCAAAGGGTAACAAGAAAGAAACTTTTACAAAGGATATTCTGTTCAACGGTTTTAAAGAGTTGCGATTGATTTGGTCAAAAATTAAGCTCAATGTACCGTTAAAACGATATCTAGGCGCATTTTTTGTCTACAGTATGGCAGTACAGACCATTATGCTCATCGCAACCTATTTTGGAATAGAAGAGCTGGACTGGGGTGCGACCAACTCTACTACGGGACTAATAGTGAGTATTCTCTTAATTCAGATTGTAGCTGTGTTAGGCGCATTCGTAACTTCCCGTTGCTCTGCACGTTTTGGGAATATTAGCACATTGGTAGTTTTAAACCTCATTTGGATTTTCATCTGCGTTTTTGCTTATACCATAACCACACCTATGGAATTTTATATTACGGCTGGAGCAGTCGGTCTTGTAATGGGGGGTATACAGTCGTTATCTCGCTCTACGTATTCCAAGCTTCTGCCAGAGGATGCAGTCGATACCGCATCTTACTTCAGTTTTTATGATGTAGCCGAAAAAATAGGAATTGTCATAGGAATGTTGAGTTACGGTTATATAGCACAACTAACCGGAAGCATTAGATATTCAATTATCTTTTTGGGACTATTTTTCTTAATAGGCATGTTCCTTTTAACGAGGGTCAATAAAAAAGCCCCTATAAAAGAGGCTTAG
- a CDS encoding head GIN domain-containing protein, with amino-acid sequence MKKFIVLGLAFATISCSAQWGKGVRGNGNVVTIERNVSDYEAIAVSGWFDVDLVSGNEGELVIKGEENLLEYIITEVDKGKLIIKVQKGVNLKPSLRNNSIQIKVPVESIDALSLSGSGDIVGQTTLKTSRLKTSMSGSGDITLEVDTDTMVATMSGSGDMNLSGNTRDFEATISGSGDIKAYDLIADNVEATVSGSADIKVTANEKLKARVSGSGDINYRGNPKKVDTKTSGSGDVSSY; translated from the coding sequence ATGAAAAAATTTATTGTATTAGGTTTAGCATTTGCAACCATCTCTTGTTCCGCACAATGGGGCAAAGGGGTGAGAGGAAACGGAAACGTAGTTACCATAGAGCGTAACGTTAGCGATTATGAAGCCATTGCGGTATCCGGATGGTTTGATGTTGATTTAGTTAGCGGTAACGAGGGCGAATTGGTCATAAAGGGCGAAGAAAATCTCTTGGAATATATTATTACCGAAGTAGATAAGGGTAAATTGATCATCAAGGTTCAAAAAGGAGTGAACTTAAAACCTTCTTTACGCAATAATAGCATACAGATTAAAGTACCAGTAGAAAGCATAGATGCACTCAGTCTATCTGGCTCTGGTGATATAGTCGGCCAAACGACGCTAAAAACTTCTCGCTTAAAAACATCGATGTCCGGCTCCGGTGATATCACTTTAGAAGTTGATACGGATACGATGGTAGCTACCATGTCTGGATCAGGCGATATGAACCTCAGCGGAAACACCCGTGATTTTGAAGCTACCATTTCCGGTTCGGGAGACATTAAAGCCTATGACCTAATTGCCGATAATGTGGAAGCCACGGTTTCCGGTTCGGCCGATATTAAGGTTACGGCAAATGAAAAACTAAAAGCTAGAGTCTCAGGTTCTGGAGATATTAACTACCGTGGCAACCCTAAAAAAGTGGATACAAAAACATCCGGCTCCGGAGATGTTTCAAGTTATTAA
- a CDS encoding RNA polymerase sigma factor, whose protein sequence is MSHEREHIDTLLQLCLNGKQSAQLEVYNRYYKAMYNTAVRIVKTSDQAEDVMQESFLNAFTKLHTFKGEVTFGSWLKRIVINNSIYHYRKQQKKNEVAFEDVLYKVEDNEIGVADSHAFTEPKAQKVMDTMKQLKDNYRISLTLHLIEGYDYEEICEIMNISYSNCRTTISRAKESLRNKLKVA, encoded by the coding sequence TTGAGCCACGAAAGAGAACATATTGATACATTGTTACAATTGTGTCTAAACGGAAAGCAAAGTGCCCAGCTTGAAGTTTACAACCGCTATTACAAAGCCATGTACAACACGGCTGTGCGAATTGTAAAAACGAGCGACCAAGCCGAGGACGTTATGCAAGAATCGTTTCTAAACGCGTTTACGAAACTGCATACGTTTAAAGGCGAGGTTACATTTGGCTCTTGGTTGAAACGCATTGTAATAAACAACAGTATCTATCATTACAGAAAGCAACAGAAAAAAAACGAAGTTGCTTTTGAAGATGTGTTGTACAAGGTCGAAGATAACGAAATAGGCGTTGCCGATTCTCATGCGTTTACAGAACCGAAGGCTCAAAAAGTGATGGATACCATGAAGCAATTGAAAGACAATTATAGAATTTCTTTGACCTTACATCTTATTGAAGGGTATGATTATGAAGAGATATGTGAGATTATGAATATAAGTTATTCAAATTGTAGAACTACTATTTCCCGGGCCAAGGAAAGCCTGCGAAATAAATTAAAGGTAGCGTAA
- the lon gene encoding endopeptidase La, with translation MGDSKFTNFDNMSLQSIDEDAELIPLLTAEDEEEMNNEALPETLPILPLRNTVLFPGVVIPITAGRDSSINLIKDANNGSKVIGVVSQKDKDTENPTVNDINVLGTVARILRVLKMPDGNTTVILQGKKRFEVAEMLTEEPYMTATVRDTNEERPNPTEPEFLAIIESIKDLALKIIRDNPNIPSEASFAIKNIQSNSFLINFVSSNLNLGVNEKQELLEINNLQERALATLKHMNLELQKLELKNDIQSKVRNDMDQQQREYFLHQQMKTIQEELGGVSHDDEIFEMRKKAKKKKWDDKVKEHFEKELAKMQRMNPQVAEYSIQRNYLDLFLDLPWNEFSKDKFDLKRAQKILDRDHYGLEDVKRRIIEYLAVLKLRNDMKSPILCLYGPPGVGKTSLGKSVAEALGREYVRISLGGLRDEAEIRGHRKTYIGAMPGRIIQSLKKAATSNPVFILDEIDKLSSSHQGDPSSAMLEVLDPEQNSEFYDNFLEMGYDLSKVMFIATANNLGTIQPALRDRMEIINVTGYTIEEKVEIAKRHLLPKQLKEHGLTSKDLSIGKPQLEKIVEGYTRESGVRSLEKQIAKMVRYAAKNIATEEEYIIKVTNEVVEKVLGPARLERDKYENNDVAGVVTGLAWTSVGGDILFIESILSKGKGAMNITGNLGKVMKESATIAMEYIKSNAERFEINPEIFEKYNVHIHVPEGATPKDGPSAGITMLTSLVSLFTQKKVKKSLAMTGEITLRGKVLPVGGIKEKILAAKRARIKELILCKDNERDILEIKKEYLKGLKFHYVTDMHEVVDIAITGQKVKNAKKL, from the coding sequence ATGGGAGATTCTAAATTCACGAATTTTGACAATATGTCGCTACAGTCCATCGATGAAGATGCTGAGCTTATACCCCTTTTGACCGCAGAAGACGAGGAGGAAATGAATAACGAGGCTTTGCCCGAAACACTTCCTATCCTTCCTTTACGTAATACCGTTTTGTTTCCTGGCGTTGTAATTCCTATTACCGCGGGCAGGGATTCATCCATCAATCTTATAAAAGATGCGAATAATGGATCTAAAGTAATTGGTGTTGTTTCTCAAAAGGATAAGGATACAGAAAACCCAACTGTAAATGATATAAATGTTCTGGGTACGGTAGCACGCATTTTACGTGTGTTAAAAATGCCAGATGGGAATACTACGGTAATCCTGCAAGGTAAAAAACGTTTTGAAGTTGCCGAGATGCTTACGGAAGAGCCGTATATGACCGCAACCGTAAGGGATACGAATGAAGAAAGGCCTAACCCTACAGAACCTGAATTTTTAGCGATTATTGAATCTATAAAAGATTTAGCGTTAAAAATTATTAGGGATAACCCCAATATACCAAGTGAAGCATCCTTTGCAATTAAGAATATTCAGAGCAACTCGTTCTTAATTAATTTTGTTTCTTCTAACCTAAATCTTGGTGTGAATGAAAAACAGGAGTTATTGGAAATCAATAATCTTCAAGAACGTGCGCTAGCTACTTTAAAGCATATGAATCTGGAGCTCCAAAAATTGGAGTTGAAGAATGACATTCAGTCTAAGGTCCGCAATGACATGGATCAGCAGCAGCGTGAGTATTTCTTGCATCAGCAAATGAAGACCATTCAAGAAGAATTGGGCGGTGTTTCGCATGATGATGAGATATTTGAAATGCGAAAAAAGGCCAAAAAGAAAAAATGGGACGATAAGGTTAAGGAGCATTTTGAAAAGGAACTGGCCAAAATGCAACGTATGAATCCGCAAGTGGCGGAGTATTCCATCCAGAGAAATTATTTAGACCTTTTTCTAGATTTGCCATGGAACGAATTTTCAAAAGATAAGTTTGATTTAAAACGCGCTCAAAAAATTCTAGATAGAGACCATTACGGACTTGAGGATGTGAAGCGACGTATAATTGAGTACTTGGCAGTTTTGAAGTTAAGAAATGATATGAAATCGCCCATTTTATGTTTGTACGGGCCTCCAGGGGTCGGTAAAACTTCCTTGGGTAAATCGGTTGCTGAAGCCCTTGGTCGTGAATATGTGAGGATTTCTTTGGGAGGTTTAAGAGATGAGGCGGAAATACGTGGGCATAGAAAAACCTATATAGGGGCAATGCCGGGTAGAATTATTCAAAGCCTTAAAAAGGCCGCAACATCTAATCCTGTTTTTATCCTAGACGAAATAGATAAACTTAGCAGTAGTCACCAAGGTGACCCTTCTTCTGCTATGCTAGAGGTTTTGGATCCAGAGCAGAATAGTGAGTTTTATGATAACTTTTTGGAGATGGGGTATGATCTTTCTAAGGTAATGTTCATAGCTACGGCCAATAATTTGGGCACTATTCAACCTGCACTTCGTGATCGTATGGAAATCATAAATGTTACGGGGTATACAATTGAAGAAAAAGTTGAAATAGCTAAAAGACATTTGTTGCCAAAACAATTAAAAGAACACGGTCTTACTTCAAAAGATTTGTCAATAGGAAAGCCTCAACTGGAAAAAATAGTTGAAGGGTATACGCGTGAGTCAGGCGTTCGTTCTTTAGAAAAGCAGATTGCCAAAATGGTGCGTTATGCGGCAAAGAACATTGCTACTGAGGAAGAATACATAATTAAGGTCACCAATGAGGTGGTTGAAAAAGTTTTGGGACCAGCACGCTTGGAGCGCGATAAGTATGAGAATAATGATGTGGCAGGAGTTGTTACGGGTCTGGCATGGACAAGTGTAGGTGGCGATATTCTTTTTATTGAATCGATCTTATCAAAAGGTAAGGGAGCTATGAACATTACCGGAAACTTAGGTAAGGTAATGAAAGAATCGGCTACGATTGCCATGGAGTACATCAAATCAAATGCAGAGCGATTTGAAATAAATCCGGAAATTTTTGAAAAGTATAATGTGCATATTCACGTACCAGAAGGTGCTACTCCAAAAGACGGACCTAGTGCGGGTATTACTATGCTAACCTCCTTGGTGTCTTTGTTCACACAAAAGAAAGTGAAGAAGAGTTTGGCTATGACCGGTGAAATAACCCTACGGGGAAAAGTATTACCGGTAGGGGGGATAAAAGAAAAAATTCTTGCGGCTAAAAGGGCACGTATCAAAGAGTTAATTCTTTGTAAAGACAATGAAAGAGATATTTTAGAGATAAAAAAAGAGTACCTTAAGGGTCTGAAATTTCATTATGTTACGGATATGCACGAAGTGGTGGATATAGCTATTACGGGACAGAAAGTAAAGAACGCTAAAAAACTCTAA
- the cmk gene encoding (d)CMP kinase, whose translation MSKITIAIDGFSSTGKSTLAKQLAKELGYVYVDTGAMYRAITLFAMRNGFIGSGEERLEELVKVLPKIKLHFVPNPELGFSEMYLNDENVEKEIRTMQVSSFVSRIAEIEQVRYKLVEMQKAMGKEKGIVMDGRDIGTVVFPDAELKVFMTASPQARATRRYKELLNRGEEVSYEDVLENVQKRDFIDSHREFSPLRKAENAIEFDNSDMGLKEQFERLLSIADRCIEKV comes from the coding sequence ATGTCTAAGATAACGATTGCCATAGATGGGTTTTCTTCAACAGGGAAAAGTACGCTAGCTAAACAACTGGCCAAAGAGTTGGGTTATGTGTATGTAGATACCGGTGCCATGTACCGTGCTATAACATTGTTTGCAATGCGTAATGGTTTCATTGGTAGCGGAGAAGAAAGGCTAGAAGAATTGGTGAAAGTTTTACCTAAGATCAAATTACATTTTGTACCCAATCCGGAGCTAGGTTTTTCTGAAATGTATCTTAATGATGAGAATGTAGAAAAGGAGATACGTACCATGCAGGTGTCCAGTTTTGTTAGTAGAATTGCTGAAATAGAGCAAGTGCGCTACAAGTTGGTGGAAATGCAGAAAGCAATGGGCAAGGAGAAGGGTATTGTTATGGACGGTAGGGATATTGGAACTGTAGTTTTTCCTGATGCCGAACTTAAAGTGTTTATGACGGCCTCTCCACAAGCAAGGGCTACCCGTAGATATAAAGAGTTATTAAATAGAGGAGAAGAAGTTTCTTATGAAGATGTTTTGGAAAATGTTCAAAAACGGGATTTTATAGATTCTCACCGTGAGTTTTCTCCTTTGCGAAAAGCAGAAAACGCTATAGAATTTGATAATAGTGATATGGGACTGAAAGAGCAGTTTGAACGGCTGCTCAGTATTGCCGATCGCTGTATTGAAAAAGTATAA
- a CDS encoding LysM peptidoglycan-binding domain-containing protein, which yields MSVKAKYQEVLNLGEQLGIKNGDVSEENGVLKIKGEAETQYEKNLLWDKIKQLGGENPSDLKANITVADSSVYHRHTVKSGESLSKIAKEYYGDPMKYKQIFAANTGVLSNPDVIHPDQVLVIPNI from the coding sequence ATGAGCGTTAAAGCAAAATATCAAGAAGTTTTAAATCTTGGTGAACAATTGGGTATAAAAAACGGGGATGTTTCCGAAGAAAACGGAGTGCTAAAAATTAAGGGCGAAGCCGAAACCCAATATGAGAAAAACTTGCTTTGGGATAAAATAAAGCAATTAGGTGGTGAAAACCCTTCTGACCTTAAAGCCAATATCACGGTAGCCGATTCTTCAGTATATCATAGACACACTGTAAAAAGTGGTGAATCTCTAAGTAAAATTGCAAAGGAGTATTATGGAGACCCAATGAAATACAAGCAGATTTTTGCTGCCAACACAGGTGTATTGAGTAACCCGGACGTTATTCACCCTGATCAAGTTCTTGTTATTCCTAATATCTAA
- the rpsA gene encoding 30S ribosomal protein S1 codes for MAEEKTTAQVEETAAEAKQEVKEQAPKQDPKEFLENFNWEKYEEGIERVDDSKLEEFEKLVAENFVDTADEEVVEGKVVYLTDREAIIDINAKSEGVISLNEFRYNPNLKVGDKVEVLIDIREDKSGQLVLSHRKARTIMAWDRVNAAHDKEEIVSGFVKCRTKGGMIVDVFGIEAFLPGSQIDVKPIRDYDQYVGKTMEFKVVKINHEFKNVVVSHKALIEADIEEQKKEIISQLEKGQVLEGVVKNITSYGVFVDLGGVDGLVHITDLSWSRINHPNEVVELDQKINVVILDFDENKSRIQLGMKQLEKHPWDALSDEIKIGDKVKGKVVVIADYGAFIEVVEGVEGLIHVSEMSWSTHLRSAQDFVKVGDEVEAVVLTLDREDRKMSLGIKQLTPDPWTDITTKYPVGSKHSGIVRNFTNFGVFVEMEEGIDGLIYISDLSWTKKIKHPSEFVSVGDKMEVEVLELDVEGRKLSLGHKQTTENPWDKYEAEFAVDTVHKATISDIVDKGATIDFNEDITAFIPQRHLEKEDGKKLGKGDEAEFKIIEFNKDFKRVVASHTAIFREEEQRNVKAAQKKAAASADEAKPTLGDANEALQALKDKMEGKK; via the coding sequence ATGGCTGAAGAAAAAACAACAGCTCAGGTAGAAGAAACTGCTGCCGAAGCAAAACAAGAAGTAAAAGAACAAGCTCCTAAGCAAGATCCAAAAGAGTTTTTGGAAAACTTTAATTGGGAGAAATACGAGGAAGGTATTGAAAGAGTAGATGACTCTAAATTAGAGGAATTCGAAAAATTGGTAGCTGAGAACTTCGTAGACACTGCCGATGAAGAGGTAGTTGAAGGTAAGGTTGTTTATTTAACCGACCGTGAGGCGATTATAGACATCAACGCCAAATCTGAAGGTGTTATTTCATTGAACGAATTCCGTTACAACCCTAACTTAAAAGTAGGTGATAAGGTTGAAGTTCTTATTGATATCCGTGAAGATAAGAGTGGTCAATTGGTTCTTTCTCACAGAAAGGCTAGAACCATTATGGCTTGGGATCGTGTAAATGCGGCCCATGATAAAGAAGAAATTGTTAGTGGTTTCGTTAAGTGTAGAACTAAAGGTGGTATGATCGTAGATGTCTTTGGCATCGAAGCTTTCTTACCAGGTTCTCAAATTGATGTGAAGCCTATTCGTGATTACGATCAGTATGTTGGTAAGACAATGGAATTCAAAGTGGTTAAAATTAACCATGAATTCAAGAACGTTGTAGTATCTCACAAAGCGTTGATCGAAGCGGATATTGAAGAGCAGAAGAAAGAAATCATCAGCCAGTTAGAAAAAGGACAAGTGTTAGAAGGTGTTGTGAAAAACATTACTTCTTACGGTGTGTTTGTTGATCTTGGTGGTGTTGATGGATTGGTACACATTACCGATCTTTCTTGGAGCCGTATCAACCACCCGAACGAGGTTGTAGAATTGGATCAGAAAATCAACGTTGTTATACTTGATTTCGATGAGAACAAATCTAGGATCCAGTTGGGTATGAAGCAATTGGAGAAACATCCTTGGGATGCCTTGAGCGATGAAATCAAAATTGGAGACAAAGTAAAAGGTAAAGTAGTTGTAATTGCAGATTACGGTGCATTTATAGAGGTTGTTGAAGGTGTTGAAGGTTTGATCCACGTTTCTGAAATGTCTTGGTCTACGCACTTGCGTTCAGCTCAGGATTTCGTAAAAGTTGGTGATGAAGTAGAAGCTGTAGTGTTGACATTGGATCGTGAAGATCGTAAAATGTCTCTTGGTATCAAGCAATTGACTCCAGACCCATGGACAGATATTACTACTAAGTACCCTGTAGGTTCTAAGCATTCAGGTATCGTTAGAAACTTTACTAACTTCGGTGTCTTTGTTGAGATGGAAGAAGGTATTGATGGTCTTATCTATATCTCTGATCTTTCTTGGACTAAGAAAATCAAGCACCCATCTGAATTTGTTTCTGTAGGAGACAAAATGGAAGTTGAAGTGTTAGAGTTGGATGTTGAAGGTCGTAAGCTTAGCTTAGGTCACAAACAGACTACTGAGAATCCTTGGGATAAGTATGAAGCTGAATTTGCTGTAGATACCGTTCATAAAGCTACTATTTCCGATATCGTTGATAAAGGTGCTACAATAGACTTTAACGAAGATATCACTGCTTTCATTCCGCAACGTCATTTAGAGAAAGAAGATGGTAAGAAATTAGGTAAAGGAGACGAAGCCGAATTTAAGATCATTGAATTCAATAAAGATTTCAAGCGTGTTGTTGCAAGTCACACTGCTATTTTCCGCGAGGAAGAGCAGCGTAACGTTAAAGCAGCACAGAAGAAAGCTGCTGCATCTGCAGACGAGGCTAAACCTACATTAGGTGACGCTAACGAAGCATTGCAAGCGTTGAAAGATAAGATGGAAGGTAAGAAGTAA
- the pyrR gene encoding bifunctional pyr operon transcriptional regulator/uracil phosphoribosyltransferase PyrR, which yields MSQKVLLSEKEINIILHRLACQLLENHLDFKDTVLIGIQPRGTFVADRLTKILKEKYGVKEIKLGFLDITFYRDDFRRGDKTLEATKTKIDFLIEDKKVVLVDDVLYTGRSIRSALTAIQSFGRPSEIELLTLIDRRFSRHLPIQPNYRGRQVDAINNEKVKVLWKENDGEDVIYLINK from the coding sequence ATGAGTCAAAAGGTACTTCTTTCTGAAAAGGAAATAAACATCATACTTCACCGTTTGGCATGTCAACTCCTCGAAAATCACCTGGATTTTAAAGATACCGTTCTTATTGGCATTCAGCCAAGAGGTACTTTTGTGGCTGATAGATTAACAAAAATCTTGAAAGAGAAATATGGCGTAAAAGAAATTAAACTAGGTTTTCTGGATATTACTTTTTACCGAGACGATTTTAGAAGGGGAGATAAAACTCTGGAAGCGACCAAAACTAAAATAGACTTTTTAATAGAGGATAAAAAAGTAGTGCTTGTAGATGATGTGCTTTATACGGGCCGTAGTATACGATCGGCACTAACGGCAATACAATCTTTTGGAAGGCCTTCCGAAATAGAGTTGCTGACGCTTATAGATAGACGGTTTAGTAGACATCTACCTATTCAACCCAATTACAGAGGTAGGCAGGTAGATGCAATCAACAATGAAAAAGTCAAGGTTCTTTGGAAAGAGAACGATGGTGAAGACGTGATATATTTGATAAATAAATAA
- a CDS encoding aspartate carbamoyltransferase catalytic subunit produces the protein MAELSVKHLLGIKYLNENDIQLIFETADHFKEVINRSIKKVPSLRDITIANIFFENSTRTKLSFELAEKRLSADVINFSAAQSSVKKGETLIDTVNNILSMKVDMVVMRHPNPGAGIFLSKHVNASIVNAGDGAHEHPTQALLDSYSIREKLGDVAGKNVVIVGDILHSRVALSNIFALKLQGANVKVCGPKTLLPKHIESLGVEVETDLRKALNWCDVANMLRIQNERLDISYFPTTREYTQQFGVNKKLLNSLDKEIVIMHPGPINRGVEITSDVADSKQSIILNQVENGVAIRMAVIYLLASKIK, from the coding sequence ATGGCGGAACTGAGTGTAAAACACTTATTAGGAATCAAATATTTAAATGAGAATGACATTCAGCTCATTTTCGAAACCGCCGATCATTTTAAGGAAGTTATCAATCGTTCTATCAAAAAGGTTCCTTCCTTGCGTGATATTACCATAGCGAATATCTTCTTTGAAAACAGTACGCGAACAAAATTATCATTTGAACTTGCAGAAAAGAGGCTATCCGCAGATGTCATTAATTTTTCCGCAGCCCAATCTTCAGTAAAAAAAGGAGAGACCTTAATAGATACGGTCAATAACATTCTGTCCATGAAGGTGGATATGGTGGTCATGCGCCATCCTAACCCTGGCGCAGGAATATTTTTGTCCAAACATGTTAATGCATCAATTGTGAATGCAGGAGATGGAGCTCATGAGCATCCTACACAAGCATTGTTGGATTCCTATTCTATTAGGGAAAAGTTGGGTGATGTAGCTGGTAAAAATGTGGTAATTGTGGGTGATATTTTGCATTCCCGTGTAGCGTTATCGAACATTTTTGCTTTAAAATTACAGGGAGCGAATGTAAAAGTTTGTGGACCAAAAACTTTATTGCCTAAGCATATAGAATCGTTAGGAGTAGAAGTAGAAACCGACCTAAGAAAGGCGTTGAACTGGTGTGATGTAGCCAATATGTTACGTATTCAGAATGAAAGACTGGATATTAGCTACTTCCCCACAACACGGGAGTATACCCAGCAATTTGGAGTCAATAAAAAGTTGCTAAATAGTTTGGACAAAGAAATCGTAATTATGCATCCCGGACCCATTAACCGAGGGGTTGAAATTACGAGCGATGTAGCGGATTCAAAGCAGTCTATTATATTAAATCAAGTAGAAAATGGCGTAGCCATTCGTATGGCAGTAATTTATTTACTAGCTTCAAAAATAAAATAA
- a CDS encoding ribonuclease Z, whose translation MIFDSDGSTTIVSQENATLSIFLKNLNEAYPKIKNDNIVVNLFSFSKLKAGDVLEFLQLSDLHKKSKKSFVLVTNKVSYDEVPDAILVVPTIQEARDVIEMEEIERDLEI comes from the coding sequence ATGATTTTTGATTCAGACGGTTCTACAACTATCGTTTCTCAAGAAAATGCCACGCTTTCTATTTTCTTGAAAAACTTAAATGAGGCTTATCCAAAAATAAAAAATGACAATATTGTCGTAAATCTTTTTTCCTTTTCAAAACTAAAGGCAGGTGATGTTCTTGAATTTTTGCAACTTTCAGATTTGCATAAAAAATCCAAGAAATCGTTTGTGTTGGTGACCAATAAGGTTTCTTATGATGAGGTGCCAGATGCTATCCTGGTTGTGCCCACAATTCAAGAGGCTAGGGATGTTATTGAAATGGAGGAAATAGAACGTGATTTAGAAATATGA